One genomic segment of Pseudomonadota bacterium includes these proteins:
- the ccmE gene encoding cytochrome c maturation protein CcmE — translation MTRKRRRLLLLIIGMAFLGSATALVLTAFEDSLVFFYSPSEAMAKQVPPDRRFRLGGLVEPDSVKRRADGVTTDFRVTDGASGIPVTYSGILPDLFREGQGVVAEGSLKNGVFHAQTVLAKHDEKYMPPEVAEALKRSGQWREPSKTP, via the coding sequence ATGACGCGTAAGCGGCGTCGCCTGCTGCTGCTGATCATTGGAATGGCGTTCTTGGGCTCGGCGACGGCCCTGGTGCTCACCGCCTTCGAGGACAGCCTGGTGTTCTTCTACAGCCCCAGCGAAGCCATGGCGAAGCAGGTACCGCCGGACCGGCGGTTTCGCTTAGGCGGCCTGGTCGAGCCGGACAGCGTGAAGCGGCGCGCCGACGGCGTCACCACCGATTTTCGCGTGACCGACGGCGCCAGCGGCATTCCCGTCACCTATTCCGGAATTCTTCCCGATCTGTTCCGCGAGGGCCAAGGCGTGGTGGCGGAAGGCAGCCTCAAAAACGGCGTATTCCATGCACAGACTGTGCTGGCCAAGCACGATGAGAAATACATGCCGCCGGAAGTGGCCGAGGCCCTGAAGCGGAGCGGGCAATGGCGAGAGCCGAGCAAGACCCCGTGA
- the ccmD gene encoding heme exporter protein CcmD, with protein sequence MNTFSQFLAMGGYAGFVWPAYGVTAAVLVLLLIDTLRRVRRRRAELVRLEAPGRGRPSGTAEAGTDDA encoded by the coding sequence ATGAATACGTTCAGCCAATTCCTCGCCATGGGCGGCTATGCCGGCTTCGTGTGGCCGGCCTACGGGGTGACCGCGGCGGTGCTCGTCCTCTTGCTCATCGATACGCTGCGGCGTGTGCGGCGTCGGCGCGCCGAGCTCGTCCGGCTCGAAGCGCCCGGCCGCGGGCGTCCCAGCGGCACCGCCGAGGCAGGAACCGATGACGCGTAA
- a CDS encoding heme ABC transporter permease — protein MHRFANPARFQRLGRSLLPWTSAIAAVAIAAGLTLGLFASPADYQQGETVRIMYVHVPSAWMAMFVYTTMAVASATALVWKHPVAELVAEAAAPIGAAFTFICLVTGALWGQPMWGTWWVWDARLTSVLVLFFLYLGYIALAHAFDDPSRGAKAASILALVGWVNVPIVKFSVDWWNTLHQPASITRFDAPAIDTAMLVPLLAMAVGFTALFASLLILRVEAAIAARRIRALRLLETRG, from the coding sequence TGCCATGGACCAGCGCGATTGCCGCCGTCGCGATCGCCGCCGGGCTCACTCTCGGCCTCTTTGCCTCACCCGCCGACTATCAGCAGGGCGAGACCGTGCGCATCATGTATGTGCATGTGCCGTCCGCGTGGATGGCGATGTTCGTCTACACCACCATGGCGGTGGCGAGCGCCACGGCGCTCGTCTGGAAGCACCCGGTGGCCGAGCTCGTCGCCGAGGCCGCCGCACCGATCGGCGCCGCCTTCACCTTCATCTGCCTGGTGACCGGGGCGCTATGGGGTCAGCCCATGTGGGGCACCTGGTGGGTGTGGGACGCGCGGCTCACCTCGGTCCTGGTGCTGTTCTTCCTCTATCTCGGATATATCGCGCTGGCGCATGCCTTCGACGATCCCAGCCGCGGCGCCAAGGCCGCGTCCATTCTGGCGCTGGTCGGCTGGGTCAACGTGCCCATCGTCAAGTTCTCGGTCGACTGGTGGAACACCTTGCACCAGCCGGCCTCGATCACCCGCTTCGATGCGCCGGCGATCGACACGGCGATGCTGGTGCCGCTCTTGGCCATGGCCGTCGGCTTCACCGCCTTGTTCGCGAGCCTGCTCATCTTGCGCGTGGAAGCAGCGATCGCCGCCCGCCGGATCCGCGCCCTCAGGCTCCTTGAGACCCGCGGCTAG